Proteins encoded within one genomic window of Hahella chejuensis KCTC 2396:
- a CDS encoding BCCT family transporter has translation MNGSPKARLNPPVFFTSSGLIVLLVAFAALFPEKASELFTELQAAIVANASWFYVLTVAIILITVCFLGLSRYGEIKLGPDHSTPDYSYITWFAMLFSAGMGIGLMFFGVAEPVMHFLSPPVGDGGTVQAAREAMKITFFHWGLHAWAIYAIVALILAFFSYRHGLPLTLRSALYPLIGEKIYGPIGHAVDIFAVIGTLFGVATSLGYGVLQVNSGLNHLFDIPVGLTTQVVLIVFVTFLAILSVTTGLDKGIRRLSELNMALAVLLLAFVLLAGPTVFLLQAFVQNLGSYASDIVRNTFNLFAYEKTDWIGGWTILYWGWWMSWAPFVGLFIARVSRGRTIREFAMGVLFVPTGFTLMWMTFFGNTAINMILNDGLTSLGDTVSSDVTIALFAFLEQFPFSGILSLLATVMVIVFFVTSSDSGSMVVDMLCSNGRDDTPVWQRVYWAGGEGVVAAVLLAAGGLGALQTMTIASALPFAVVLLIATYGLIKALRIDAFKRDSLQLNVQPAAPMVHDENWRDRLSNIVDYPDKENVNRFLGSIAKPACESVCKELREHELDAHVEEDRERHRVRLTVLLGNEVDFVYEVRSRSHVKPNFIQPEESIEDAPEEVRYYRAEVHLREGGQDYDVMGWSKVAVINDIIDQYHKHMHFLHLLR, from the coding sequence ATGAATGGGAGCCCGAAAGCGCGTTTAAATCCCCCTGTCTTTTTTACCTCCTCTGGACTGATTGTATTGCTGGTGGCCTTTGCGGCGCTCTTCCCTGAGAAAGCCAGCGAGTTGTTCACTGAGCTGCAGGCGGCCATTGTCGCCAACGCCAGTTGGTTTTACGTGCTGACAGTGGCGATCATTTTGATCACTGTCTGCTTTCTCGGGTTGTCCCGTTATGGCGAGATCAAACTGGGTCCAGATCACTCCACTCCGGATTATTCCTACATCACCTGGTTCGCCATGTTGTTTTCCGCCGGTATGGGCATCGGCCTGATGTTCTTCGGCGTGGCGGAGCCGGTGATGCACTTTTTGTCGCCGCCAGTCGGCGACGGCGGTACAGTGCAGGCGGCTCGCGAAGCCATGAAAATCACCTTTTTCCACTGGGGCCTGCATGCCTGGGCGATATACGCCATTGTGGCGCTGATCCTGGCGTTCTTCAGCTATCGCCACGGTTTACCGCTGACGCTGCGTTCCGCTCTGTATCCGTTGATTGGTGAGAAAATATACGGCCCTATCGGCCATGCCGTGGATATCTTCGCCGTCATCGGCACCCTGTTTGGCGTGGCTACCTCTCTGGGCTACGGCGTGTTGCAGGTGAATTCCGGCTTGAATCATCTCTTTGATATTCCTGTGGGTTTGACGACGCAGGTGGTGTTGATTGTCTTCGTGACGTTCCTGGCGATACTTTCCGTCACCACCGGGCTCGACAAAGGCATTCGCCGCCTGTCCGAATTGAATATGGCGTTAGCGGTGCTTCTGTTGGCCTTCGTGCTACTGGCTGGACCCACGGTGTTTCTGCTGCAAGCGTTTGTGCAGAACCTGGGTTCCTATGCTTCCGATATCGTACGCAACACCTTTAATTTGTTCGCTTATGAGAAAACCGATTGGATCGGTGGCTGGACGATTCTGTACTGGGGCTGGTGGATGTCCTGGGCGCCGTTTGTGGGGCTGTTTATCGCGCGGGTATCCCGTGGACGCACCATCCGCGAATTCGCCATGGGCGTACTGTTCGTTCCCACGGGGTTCACCCTGATGTGGATGACCTTTTTCGGCAACACCGCCATTAATATGATTCTTAATGACGGCCTGACGTCACTGGGAGATACGGTGTCCAGCGACGTCACCATTGCGTTGTTTGCGTTTCTCGAGCAATTCCCTTTCTCAGGCATATTGTCGCTATTGGCGACAGTGATGGTGATTGTGTTCTTCGTGACGTCCTCGGACTCCGGTTCCATGGTGGTGGATATGCTCTGCTCCAATGGGCGTGACGATACGCCTGTGTGGCAGCGAGTCTATTGGGCCGGCGGCGAGGGCGTGGTCGCCGCGGTGCTGTTGGCGGCGGGCGGCCTGGGCGCATTGCAGACCATGACCATCGCCAGCGCGCTGCCGTTCGCTGTGGTGTTGCTGATCGCCACTTATGGTCTGATCAAAGCCCTGCGCATTGACGCATTCAAACGGGACAGTCTGCAGCTCAATGTGCAGCCGGCGGCGCCCATGGTGCATGATGAAAACTGGCGCGACCGCTTGTCCAATATTGTCGACTACCCGGATAAGGAGAACGTCAATCGCTTTTTGGGAAGCATCGCCAAGCCCGCCTGTGAGTCCGTTTGCAAAGAGCTGCGGGAGCATGAACTGGACGCGCATGTGGAAGAGGACCGAGAACGCCATCGCGTGCGACTGACAGTGTTGTTGGGCAACGAGGTGGACTTCGTTTACGAGGTGCGCAGTCGTTCTCATGTGAAGCCGAACTTCATTCAACCGGAAGAGTCCATTGAGGACGCGCCGGAAGAGGTGCGCTACTACCGCGCCGAAGTGCATTTGCGCGAAGGCGGGCAGGACTACGATGTGATGGGCTGGAGCAAAGTCGCGGTAATCAACGACATCATCGACCAGTACCACAAACACATGCACTTCCTGCATCTGCTGCGTTAA
- a CDS encoding amidohydrolase — protein MSGFPDFPNSAQQETLSAIRRSFHREPELSWTEFRTSARLCAELTELGFKIQYGKDLYGERTPSNPPEAEVSRQAYARAEAALGRNNSYLTAMAGNRTGLCATLEGGHPGPVWGFRFDIDALPIQESRDHSHPPAAQGFASDNPGVMHACGHDGHLTIGLGLAQRLAATREQWCGRVHLFFQPAEEVGGGGVVFADLPQLHEVERFMTLHLGIVDAYQIICDATWICAKIYDVRFRGRASHAGNAPQDGRNALLAACQAVQGLYALPRHSGGLSRINVGRFHSANAHNVIADDVYFRYEVRGANNDVADYMAQQAEQVLGGAAMMNGVEYEKTTFAEFSGWPNSPELAEKVEKVARDLGLPEELLQRPYLVPASEDAGYMVRRVRDQGGLATHLILGCPVGDGHHSCAFDFDERLLPWGVELFYRMVADGEKE, from the coding sequence ATGAGCGGTTTTCCCGATTTCCCAAACTCAGCGCAGCAGGAAACGCTGAGCGCCATACGACGCAGTTTTCATCGCGAACCTGAACTGTCCTGGACCGAGTTTCGCACCAGTGCGCGTTTATGCGCGGAACTGACGGAACTGGGTTTCAAGATTCAGTACGGCAAGGACTTGTATGGCGAACGCACGCCCTCCAATCCGCCCGAAGCGGAGGTCTCGCGACAGGCTTATGCTCGCGCCGAAGCCGCCCTGGGGAGAAATAATTCTTATCTCACCGCTATGGCGGGCAATCGCACTGGACTCTGCGCCACCCTGGAGGGAGGCCACCCTGGTCCGGTGTGGGGGTTCCGTTTCGATATCGACGCCTTACCCATCCAGGAAAGCCGCGACCACTCGCACCCTCCCGCCGCGCAAGGGTTCGCCTCGGACAACCCCGGCGTCATGCACGCCTGCGGCCATGACGGACATCTGACCATCGGACTGGGACTCGCGCAGCGCCTTGCCGCCACGCGAGAACAATGGTGCGGCCGGGTTCACCTGTTTTTCCAGCCCGCAGAGGAAGTCGGCGGCGGCGGGGTCGTCTTCGCGGACCTGCCGCAATTACATGAGGTAGAGCGCTTCATGACCCTGCACCTGGGTATCGTCGACGCCTATCAGATCATCTGTGACGCCACCTGGATTTGCGCAAAGATCTACGACGTCCGGTTTCGAGGACGCGCCAGTCACGCCGGCAATGCGCCGCAGGATGGACGCAACGCCTTATTGGCCGCTTGTCAGGCGGTCCAGGGGTTATACGCCCTGCCGCGACATAGCGGCGGGTTGTCGCGAATCAATGTCGGACGCTTCCATTCCGCCAACGCCCATAATGTCATTGCTGACGATGTGTATTTCCGCTATGAAGTGCGCGGCGCCAATAACGATGTCGCCGATTATATGGCGCAGCAGGCGGAGCAAGTATTGGGCGGCGCGGCGATGATGAATGGCGTGGAATATGAGAAAACCACCTTCGCCGAATTCTCGGGTTGGCCTAACAGCCCGGAACTGGCGGAAAAAGTGGAGAAGGTTGCGCGCGATTTGGGGCTGCCGGAGGAATTACTGCAACGCCCTTATCTGGTTCCCGCCAGCGAAGACGCCGGCTACATGGTGCGGCGGGTGCGGGACCAGGGCGGTCTGGCCACCCATCTGATATTGGGTTGTCCGGTAGGAGACGGACACCACAGCTGCGCATTTGATTTTGACGAGCGTTTGCTGCCCTGGGGCGTGGAGCTGTTTTATCGGATGGTGGCCGACGGCGAGAAGGAATAA
- a CDS encoding LysR family transcriptional regulator: MDRIDALQVFARVAETGSFTRAADLCELPRSTVSSVVQKLEASLGARLLHRTTRRVSLTHDGAALLERCRHLLTEIEEIESMFREPGARVSGKLKVDVPSRFGSRVIAPALPDFFERYPEIELELGATDRTVDLIQEGVDCVVRVGDPGSASLVARPLGKMELVNCASPAYLARYGAPQTPDDLSEHRAVRFASPNTGRAEPWEYVQDGELHYVEMRSWVTVNNAETYVACALAGMGLLQAPEYDVRHLLQSGDLVEVLPNARAEAMQIYAMYPHRRQLSRRVRVFIDWVGELVKTVCV; the protein is encoded by the coding sequence ATGGATAGGATCGACGCATTGCAGGTGTTCGCCCGGGTGGCGGAAACCGGTAGCTTTACCCGGGCGGCGGACTTGTGCGAGCTGCCTCGCTCCACTGTCTCTTCCGTAGTGCAGAAACTGGAGGCCAGCCTCGGCGCACGCTTGCTTCATCGCACCACTCGCCGCGTCAGCCTGACCCATGATGGCGCCGCCTTGTTGGAGCGCTGCCGTCACTTGCTGACGGAAATCGAAGAGATTGAAAGCATGTTTCGCGAGCCTGGGGCGAGGGTAAGCGGGAAATTGAAAGTGGATGTTCCCAGTCGCTTTGGCTCTCGGGTAATAGCGCCGGCGTTGCCGGATTTTTTTGAACGCTATCCAGAAATTGAGCTGGAGCTGGGGGCGACGGATCGTACTGTCGATCTGATTCAGGAAGGCGTCGACTGCGTCGTGAGGGTGGGCGATCCCGGTTCCGCCAGTCTGGTGGCCAGACCTCTCGGAAAAATGGAGTTGGTGAACTGCGCCAGTCCTGCCTATTTGGCGCGTTACGGCGCACCGCAGACCCCGGATGATTTGAGCGAGCACCGGGCGGTCAGATTTGCTTCACCCAATACCGGACGCGCTGAGCCCTGGGAATATGTGCAGGATGGGGAGTTGCATTATGTGGAGATGCGCAGCTGGGTGACGGTGAACAATGCGGAGACCTATGTAGCCTGCGCGTTGGCGGGCATGGGGCTGCTGCAGGCGCCGGAATACGATGTGCGGCATCTGTTGCAGTCAGGAGATCTGGTGGAAGTGCTACCGAACGCCAGAGCGGAAGCCATGCAGATTTATGCGATGTATCCCCACCGGCGGCAACTGTCACGGCGGGTGCGCGTCTTCATTGATTGGGTGGGCGAACTGGTCAAGACGGTCTGCGTCTGA